A genomic stretch from Halobellus sp. LT62 includes:
- a CDS encoding DUF655 domain-containing protein, with protein sequence MTTTESGDADEVTESSDGSDHVPDSNDGGDADEREVRYAVVLDHLPHGRADDDRPRHRKSPLAYAIGERDFRLFEITLADDADVSIGDRIVIGPTEARDVVSGFKQVMYDDLSNTAGAELEYAIEEIIDTNERRFVDFYNDAQPITLRLHQLNLLPGIGKKLRNNVLDQRKRGPFESFEDLEDRVSGLHRPKEVLIERIIEELRDDDLKYKAFVGRDA encoded by the coding sequence ATGACTACGACCGAGAGCGGAGACGCCGACGAGGTGACGGAGTCGTCGGACGGTTCCGACCACGTCCCCGATTCGAACGACGGGGGCGACGCTGACGAGCGGGAGGTGCGCTACGCGGTCGTCTTAGATCATCTCCCGCACGGCCGCGCGGACGACGACCGCCCGCGACACCGGAAGTCGCCGCTCGCGTACGCGATCGGTGAGCGGGACTTCCGCCTCTTCGAGATCACGCTCGCGGACGACGCGGACGTCTCGATCGGCGACCGCATCGTGATCGGCCCGACGGAGGCTCGGGACGTGGTGTCGGGATTCAAGCAGGTGATGTACGACGACCTCTCGAACACCGCCGGCGCGGAACTCGAATACGCCATCGAGGAGATCATCGATACGAACGAGCGCCGGTTCGTCGACTTCTACAACGACGCGCAGCCGATCACGCTTCGGCTGCACCAGCTGAATCTCCTCCCCGGAATCGGGAAGAAACTCCGGAACAACGTGCTCGATCAGCGCAAGCGCGGCCCCTTCGAGAGCTTCGAGGACCTCGAAGACCGGGTTTCGGGGCTCCATCGCCCGAAAGAGGTCCTCATCGAGCGCATCATCGAGGAGTTGCGCGACGACGACCTGAAGTACAAGGCGTTCGTCGGGCGCGACGCCTGA
- a CDS encoding RNA polymerase Rpb4 family protein, whose protein sequence is MTIFKEKVDEEYLTVSEVKTLLEDVEAERAADEERELRYELARAIEHVNRFAHLDPEESRDLVEELLELEKVDIETAIKITDLLPQSRDELRAVYAQERYALDGDELDDVLNVVAKYV, encoded by the coding sequence ATGACCATCTTCAAAGAGAAAGTCGACGAGGAGTATTTGACCGTCTCAGAGGTCAAAACGCTCCTCGAAGACGTCGAGGCCGAGCGCGCCGCCGACGAGGAGCGCGAGTTGCGGTACGAACTCGCTCGCGCCATCGAGCACGTGAACCGGTTCGCTCATCTCGATCCCGAAGAGTCTCGCGACCTCGTCGAGGAGCTTCTCGAACTGGAGAAGGTCGACATCGAGACGGCGATCAAGATCACTGATCTCCTGCCACAGAGCCGAGACGAACTCCGCGCGGTGTACGCACAGGAACGCTACGCGCTCGACGGCGACGAACTCGACGACGTGCTGAACGTCGTCGCGAAGTACGTCTAG
- a CDS encoding 50S ribosomal protein L21e, which translates to MPSSNGPLHGTRGKLSNKPRERGTSPPQRAIQEFDEGQKVHLKIDPSVREGRFHPRFNGHTGEVVGKQGRAFKVSIVDGGKEKTLIARPAHLRAQE; encoded by the coding sequence ATGCCGAGTTCCAACGGTCCACTTCACGGTACGCGAGGAAAGCTATCGAACAAACCGCGCGAGCGAGGAACCTCCCCGCCGCAGCGCGCGATCCAGGAGTTCGACGAGGGTCAGAAGGTCCACCTGAAAATCGACCCAAGCGTCCGCGAAGGTCGCTTCCACCCGCGGTTCAACGGCCACACCGGCGAAGTCGTCGGAAAGCAGGGCCGCGCGTTCAAGGTCAGTATCGTCGACGGCGGCAAAGAGAAGACGCTCATCGCCCGCCCCGCCCACCTGCGCGCTCAGGAGTAA
- a CDS encoding elongation factor 1-beta yields MGKVAAKIKVMPNSPEIDLDELQERLEQSLPEGAKINGFERDDVAFGLVALLPTVIVPDDAGGTEAVEDAFIGVDGVESVAVENVGRI; encoded by the coding sequence ATGGGAAAAGTCGCAGCCAAGATCAAGGTCATGCCGAACAGCCCCGAAATCGACCTCGACGAGCTTCAGGAGCGACTCGAACAGTCGCTGCCCGAGGGCGCGAAGATCAACGGCTTCGAGCGCGACGACGTCGCGTTCGGGCTGGTCGCGCTGCTCCCGACCGTGATCGTCCCCGACGACGCGGGCGGCACCGAAGCGGTCGAAGACGCGTTCATCGGCGTCGACGGCGTCGAGAGCGTCGCCGTCGAGAACGTCGGCCGCATCTAA
- a CDS encoding HVO_2753 family zinc finger protein, with amino-acid sequence MSQSEQRHARQCVSCGINISGMSAATFNCPDCGHEISRCAKCRKQSNLYECPDCGFMGP; translated from the coding sequence ATGAGCCAGTCCGAGCAGCGACACGCCAGACAGTGCGTGTCCTGTGGCATCAACATCTCCGGCATGAGCGCGGCGACGTTCAACTGTCCGGACTGTGGCCACGAGATCTCGCGGTGTGCGAAGTGCCGAAAGCAGAGCAACCTCTATGAGTGCCCCGACTGCGGGTTTATGGGACCCTGA
- a CDS encoding tripartite tricarboxylate transporter permease — protein MASPTITLAFALCGVALGTLTGLLPGLHVNSVAFLLVGIAPGIDGPPVAVGAAILAAGVVHTFLSIVPGLVLGVPDAATAPGALPGHRLVLAGRGREAIRLSAVGSGVALLGSVAVALPLSRVVAAGREWLLAALPILLALVAALLVLAEPTRRARLGGVLCLCVATALGFLTLDLPATGALTPRGAASMLAPIFGGLFGAPILLDAVDADGAIPPQEGTTLGLSGSETLRAALSGVGGGALVGYLPGVSAGVAAVLALGGAGGSGPAGRGSDRAYVVATSGADTATAVFAVASLAVLGAPRSGVTVALSSLAGAGSPSAPPSASMGATAPIPLLEMLLVIVFAAGLGIAVLLTVGERYLLVVRRLPRRPLVLGVLGLLFALSVGFAGVLGGAVFCLAAAVGLLPPRVGARRVHLMGVLFGPIALGW, from the coding sequence ATGGCGTCGCCAACGATTACCCTCGCGTTCGCGCTCTGCGGCGTGGCACTGGGAACGCTGACCGGCCTGCTCCCGGGACTGCACGTCAACAGCGTCGCGTTTCTCCTCGTCGGGATCGCCCCCGGTATCGACGGCCCGCCGGTCGCCGTCGGCGCGGCGATCCTCGCGGCGGGCGTGGTTCACACCTTCCTCTCGATCGTTCCCGGACTCGTCCTCGGCGTGCCCGACGCCGCGACCGCGCCGGGCGCGCTGCCCGGCCACCGGCTCGTCTTGGCGGGCCGCGGGCGGGAGGCGATCCGACTGTCGGCCGTCGGGAGCGGCGTCGCGCTCCTCGGCTCCGTCGCGGTCGCGCTGCCGCTCTCGCGCGTCGTCGCCGCCGGGCGCGAGTGGCTGCTCGCCGCGCTTCCGATCCTGTTGGCCCTCGTCGCGGCGCTCCTCGTGCTCGCCGAGCCGACCCGCCGCGCGCGACTCGGCGGCGTGCTCTGTCTGTGTGTCGCGACGGCACTGGGTTTTCTGACGCTCGATCTCCCGGCGACGGGGGCGCTGACGCCGAGGGGCGCGGCGTCGATGCTCGCGCCGATCTTCGGCGGGCTGTTCGGCGCGCCGATCCTGTTGGACGCGGTCGATGCCGACGGGGCGATTCCCCCGCAGGAGGGGACGACGCTCGGGCTCTCCGGGAGTGAGACGCTGCGAGCCGCGCTCTCCGGCGTCGGCGGCGGCGCGCTCGTCGGCTACCTGCCGGGCGTTTCCGCGGGCGTCGCGGCGGTCTTGGCGCTCGGCGGGGCCGGTGGCAGCGGTCCCGCGGGTCGTGGCTCCGATCGGGCCTACGTCGTCGCGACCAGCGGTGCCGACACGGCGACGGCGGTGTTCGCGGTCGCCTCGCTCGCGGTGCTCGGCGCGCCGCGCAGCGGCGTCACTGTCGCGCTCTCGTCGCTCGCGGGAGCGGGTTCGCCGTCGGCCCCGCCGAGCGCGTCGATGGGAGCGACGGCTCCGATACCACTCTTGGAGATGCTGCTCGTGATCGTCTTCGCGGCGGGTCTGGGAATCGCGGTCCTCCTGACCGTCGGCGAGCGCTATCTGCTCGTTGTCCGTCGGCTCCCGCGACGCCCGCTCGTCCTCGGCGTGTTGGGACTGCTGTTCGCGCTCTCGGTCGGCTTCGCGGGCGTGCTCGGTGGGGCCGTCTTCTGTCTCGCCGCGGCCGTCGGCCTGTTGCCGCCGCGAGTGGGCGCGCGGCGCGTCCATCTGATGGGCGTGCTCTTCGGGCCGATCGCGCTGGGATGGTAG
- the rpl12p gene encoding 50S ribosomal protein P1, with amino-acid sequence MEYVYAALTLNESGEEINEENITAVLEAAGVDVEESRVKALVAALEDVDIEEAVETAAAAPAPAAGSAGGEVETADDGEDEADEAEEADEGDADEEDEDEEASGEGLGNLFG; translated from the coding sequence ATGGAATACGTTTACGCAGCTCTCACCCTGAACGAATCGGGCGAAGAGATCAACGAAGAGAACATCACCGCGGTCCTCGAGGCCGCCGGTGTGGACGTCGAAGAGTCCCGGGTGAAGGCGCTCGTCGCCGCACTCGAGGACGTCGACATCGAGGAGGCCGTCGAGACGGCCGCCGCCGCTCCCGCGCCCGCCGCGGGCAGTGCCGGTGGCGAGGTCGAGACCGCTGACGACGGCGAAGACGAGGCCGACGAGGCCGAGGAAGCCGACGAAGGCGACGCCGACGAAGAGGACGAGGACGAAGAGGCCTCCGGCGAGGGCCTCGGCAACCTCTTCGGCTGA
- a CDS encoding 50S ribosomal protein L10 — protein MSESASARRTETIPQWKKAEVGELVDFLEGYESVGVVDVAGIPSRQLQSMRRELHGSAELRMSRNTLTVRALEDVDDGLEELVGYVSGQVALVGTNDNPFGLYKQLEASKTPAPISAGEIAPNDVVIPEGDTGVDPGPFVGELQQVGAAARIMDGSIQVTEDSKVLEAGEPVSEELEGVLSELGIEPKEVGLDLRGVFSEGVLFEPDELAIDIDEYRADIQSAAAAARNLSVNASYPTAQTAPTLLAKAAGNAKALGLFAAIEDPDVVPDLVAKADAQVRALAAQIDDEEALPEELRGVEAPEPAAEEAADESEDESADEDTEADADADDTDDDDDDGDGAEGLGAMFG, from the coding sequence ATGAGCGAAAGTGCCTCCGCCCGACGAACCGAGACGATCCCCCAGTGGAAAAAAGCGGAGGTCGGCGAACTGGTCGACTTCCTCGAAGGCTACGAGTCGGTCGGCGTCGTCGACGTCGCCGGCATTCCGAGCCGGCAGCTGCAGAGTATGCGCCGCGAACTCCACGGCAGCGCGGAACTGCGGATGAGCCGTAACACGCTCACCGTCCGCGCGCTCGAAGACGTCGACGACGGGCTCGAAGAGCTCGTCGGATACGTCTCGGGACAGGTCGCGCTCGTGGGCACGAACGACAACCCCTTCGGGCTGTACAAACAGCTCGAAGCGTCGAAGACGCCCGCACCGATCAGCGCCGGCGAGATCGCGCCCAACGACGTCGTCATCCCCGAGGGTGACACGGGCGTCGACCCCGGCCCGTTCGTGGGCGAACTCCAGCAGGTCGGAGCCGCCGCGCGCATCATGGACGGCTCGATCCAAGTCACGGAGGACTCGAAGGTCCTCGAAGCCGGCGAACCCGTCTCCGAGGAACTCGAAGGCGTGCTCTCCGAGCTCGGCATCGAGCCGAAGGAAGTCGGTCTCGACCTCCGCGGCGTCTTCTCCGAAGGCGTCCTCTTCGAGCCCGACGAGCTCGCGATCGACATCGACGAGTACCGCGCGGACATCCAGTCCGCCGCCGCGGCCGCTCGGAACCTCTCGGTCAACGCGAGCTACCCGACGGCGCAGACCGCGCCGACGCTGCTTGCGAAGGCCGCCGGCAATGCGAAGGCCCTTGGCCTCTTCGCCGCCATCGAGGACCCCGACGTGGTGCCCGATCTCGTCGCGAAGGCCGACGCGCAGGTTCGCGCGCTCGCCGCCCAGATCGACGACGAGGAGGCGCTCCCGGAGGAGCTCCGGGGCGTCGAAGCGCCCGAACCGGCCGCCGAGGAGGCGGCCGACGAGAGCGAGGACGAATCGGCTGACGAAGACACGGAAGCAGATGCCGACGCCGACGACACCGACGACGACGACGACGACGGAGACGGTGCCGAAGGCCTCGGCGCGATGTTCGGATAA
- a CDS encoding 50S ribosomal protein L1: MADTIVDAVSRALDEAPPRNFRETVDLAVNLRDLDLNDPSKRVDESVVLPSGTGQETQIVVFASGETALRAEEVADQVLDGDDLEELGDDTDAAKDLADETDFFVAEASMMQDIGRFLGTVLGPRGKMPTPLQPDDDIVETVNRMKNTVQLRSRDRRTFHTRVGAQDMDSEEIADNIDVIVRRLEANLEKGPLNIDSMYVKTTMGPSVEVEA; encoded by the coding sequence ATGGCAGATACGATAGTTGACGCAGTCTCTCGCGCACTCGACGAGGCACCGCCGCGGAACTTCCGCGAGACGGTCGACCTCGCCGTGAACCTGCGCGATCTCGACTTAAACGACCCATCGAAACGTGTCGACGAGTCTGTCGTTCTCCCGTCCGGCACCGGACAGGAGACGCAGATCGTCGTCTTCGCGAGCGGTGAGACCGCGCTTCGAGCCGAGGAGGTCGCCGACCAGGTTCTGGACGGCGACGACCTCGAGGAGCTCGGAGACGACACCGACGCGGCAAAAGACCTCGCCGACGAGACCGACTTCTTCGTGGCCGAAGCCAGCATGATGCAGGACATCGGCCGCTTCTTGGGGACGGTTCTCGGTCCGCGCGGTAAGATGCCGACACCGCTTCAGCCGGACGACGACATCGTCGAGACAGTGAATAGAATGAAGAACACGGTGCAACTCCGTTCCCGCGATCGCCGGACGTTCCACACCCGCGTTGGTGCACAGGATATGGATTCCGAGGAAATCGCGGATAACATCGACGTCATCGTCCGTCGTCTCGAGGCGAACCTCGAAAAGGGTCCGCTCAACATCGATTCGATGTACGTGAAGACGACGATGGGACCGTCCGTGGAGGTCGAGGCATGA
- a CDS encoding TOBE domain-containing protein — translation MALSARNRLSGTVKSVKTDEIMAEVVVELGDGQTITSTITRGSADRLGLSESDEVDAVIKASEVMVDKE, via the coding sequence ATGGCGCTCAGTGCCCGGAACAGACTCTCAGGAACCGTGAAATCCGTTAAGACCGACGAGATAATGGCGGAGGTCGTCGTCGAACTCGGCGACGGCCAGACGATCACGTCGACGATCACGCGCGGGTCCGCCGATCGTCTCGGGCTCAGCGAATCCGACGAGGTCGACGCCGTGATCAAGGCCAGCGAAGTGATGGTCGACAAGGAATAG
- a CDS encoding 50S ribosomal protein L11: MAGTIEVLVPGGEANPGPPLGPELGPTPVNVQDVVQQINDETAAFDGMEVPVTVEYEDDGSFTISVGVPPTAELIKDEAGFETGSGEPQKDFVADLTVEQVKKIAEQKSSDLLAYDPFNASKEVVGTCTSLGVTIEGNNPREFKKRMDDGEYDDVFAE, encoded by the coding sequence ATGGCTGGAACTATCGAAGTACTCGTTCCCGGCGGGGAGGCCAACCCCGGCCCGCCGCTCGGTCCGGAACTCGGACCGACTCCTGTGAACGTGCAGGACGTCGTTCAGCAGATCAACGACGAGACGGCCGCGTTCGACGGGATGGAAGTCCCCGTGACCGTCGAGTACGAGGACGACGGCTCCTTTACGATCTCCGTTGGCGTCCCGCCGACGGCGGAACTGATAAAAGACGAGGCCGGATTCGAGACCGGATCGGGCGAACCGCAGAAGGACTTCGTCGCCGACCTGACGGTCGAGCAGGTGAAGAAGATCGCCGAGCAGAAGTCTTCGGACCTGCTCGCGTACGATCCGTTTAACGCCTCGAAAGAGGTCGTCGGAACGTGCACCTCACTCGGCGTCACCATCGAGGGCAACAACCCGCGCGAGTTCAAAAAGCGGATGGACGACGGCGAGTACGACGACGTCTTCGCGGAGTAA
- a CDS encoding M20/M25/M40 family metallo-hydrolase produces the protein MDDDRRAFLTDLLTTPSPSGFEAVGQRVWLDYVRDFADDVWTDAYGNAVAVHQGGSDVSIAFTGHADEIGFIVRDITEDGFLRISPIGGADRTVSKGQHVTVHAETPVAGVVGQTAIHLREREEESYEDIDAQFVDVGADDGDDARELVEVGDPVTVETRVRALHGTRMAARGMDNRVGIWSAAEGLRAAVEADVDATVYAVSTVQEEVGVQGAKMIGFGLDPDAAIAVDVTHATDNPDIPGKRSGPVELGEGPVVSRGSANHPSLVDLARESADAAEIDVQLQATGTRTGTDADAFYTARSGIPALNLGIPNRYMHTPVEVIDTDDLDAAAELLGSVADRAADAAPFGVDL, from the coding sequence ATGGACGACGACAGGCGCGCGTTTCTGACGGATCTTCTGACGACACCGAGCCCGTCCGGCTTCGAGGCCGTCGGCCAGCGGGTGTGGCTCGACTACGTTCGCGACTTCGCCGACGACGTGTGGACGGACGCGTACGGCAACGCGGTCGCCGTTCACCAAGGCGGCTCCGACGTCTCGATCGCGTTCACCGGCCACGCCGACGAGATCGGGTTCATCGTCCGCGACATCACCGAGGACGGGTTCCTCCGGATCAGCCCGATCGGCGGCGCGGATCGGACGGTCTCGAAGGGCCAGCACGTGACGGTCCACGCGGAGACGCCGGTTGCGGGCGTCGTCGGGCAGACCGCGATCCACCTCCGTGAGCGCGAGGAGGAGTCCTATGAGGATATCGACGCCCAGTTCGTCGACGTCGGTGCCGACGACGGGGACGACGCGCGGGAACTCGTCGAAGTCGGCGATCCCGTGACCGTCGAGACGCGGGTCCGAGCGCTGCACGGCACGCGAATGGCCGCGAGAGGGATGGACAACCGTGTCGGCATCTGGTCGGCCGCGGAGGGCCTCCGCGCCGCCGTCGAAGCCGACGTCGACGCCACGGTCTACGCCGTGAGTACGGTACAGGAGGAAGTCGGCGTGCAGGGCGCGAAGATGATCGGCTTCGGCCTCGATCCCGACGCCGCGATCGCCGTCGACGTGACGCACGCGACCGACAACCCCGACATCCCGGGCAAGCGCAGCGGCCCCGTCGAACTCGGCGAGGGGCCGGTCGTCTCCCGCGGCAGCGCGAACCACCCCTCGCTCGTCGACCTCGCGCGCGAGTCGGCAGACGCCGCCGAGATCGACGTGCAACTGCAGGCGACGGGCACGCGAACCGGCACCGACGCCGACGCGTTCTACACCGCGCGCAGCGGCATTCCGGCGCTGAACCTCGGCATCCCGAACCGCTATATGCACACGCCCGTCGAGGTGATCGACACCGACGACCTCGACGCCGCCGCCGAACTACTCGGGTCCGTCGCGGACCGGGCCGCCGACGCCGCGCCGTTCGGGGTAGACCTGTAG
- the mvk gene encoding mevalonate kinase: MTVSSAPGKVYLFGEHAVVYGEPAVPCAIERRATVTADARADDHIRVEARDLSLDGFTVEYTGDTGYRPDVDVPAGLVDAAVGYVDAAVEQARDAAGAPDAGFDITVESEIPLGAGLGSSAAVVVAGIDAATRELGVELASEEVADRAYRAEYDVQDGQASRADTFCSAMGGAVRVEGDDCRRIDAPNLPFVVGFDGGAGDTGELVASVRALREEYGFAADTVESIGDIVRTGESLLAEADPDAEPESELLDELGRLMNFDHGLLEALGVSSRTLDNMVWAAREAGAHGAKLTGAGGGGCIVALDETPETRTALRYTAECKDAFRAELDREGVRVETSGGGGLNAKPSDGANRGADRR, translated from the coding sequence ATGACTGTCTCAAGCGCCCCCGGGAAGGTGTATCTCTTCGGGGAACACGCGGTCGTCTACGGCGAGCCAGCGGTACCCTGCGCCATCGAACGCCGCGCCACCGTCACCGCCGACGCCCGCGCGGACGACCACATCAGAGTCGAGGCCCGGGACCTGAGCCTCGACGGCTTCACCGTCGAGTACACCGGCGACACCGGCTACCGACCCGACGTCGACGTCCCGGCGGGGCTCGTCGACGCCGCGGTGGGGTACGTCGACGCCGCGGTCGAACAGGCACGCGACGCCGCTGGCGCGCCCGACGCGGGATTCGACATCACCGTCGAGAGCGAGATCCCGCTCGGCGCGGGGTTGGGATCCTCGGCCGCCGTCGTCGTCGCCGGGATCGACGCGGCCACGCGCGAGTTGGGCGTCGAACTCGCCTCCGAGGAGGTGGCCGACCGCGCCTACCGCGCGGAGTACGACGTGCAGGACGGCCAAGCCTCGCGCGCGGACACGTTCTGCTCGGCGATGGGCGGCGCGGTCAGAGTCGAGGGCGACGACTGCCGCCGGATCGACGCGCCGAACCTCCCCTTCGTCGTCGGCTTCGACGGCGGCGCGGGCGACACCGGCGAACTCGTCGCGAGCGTCCGCGCACTCCGCGAGGAGTACGGGTTCGCCGCCGACACCGTCGAGAGCATCGGTGACATCGTCCGAACGGGCGAGTCGCTGCTCGCCGAGGCCGACCCCGACGCGGAGCCCGAATCGGAACTGCTCGACGAACTCGGTCGACTGATGAACTTCGATCACGGGCTGCTGGAAGCGCTCGGCGTCTCCTCGCGCACGCTCGACAATATGGTGTGGGCCGCTCGCGAGGCGGGCGCACACGGCGCGAAGCTCACCGGCGCGGGCGGCGGCGGCTGCATCGTCGCGCTCGACGAGACGCCGGAGACGCGCACCGCGCTTCGGTACACCGCCGAGTGCAAGGACGCGTTCCGCGCCGAGTTGGACCGCGAGGGCGTTCGCGTGGAGACGTCCGGAGGCGGCGGCCTGAACGCGAAACCCAGCGACGGCGCGAACCGGGGGGCCGATCGACGATGA
- a CDS encoding isopentenyl phosphate kinase, giving the protein MTTVLKLGGSVVTDKETPETVDDDALDRVVDSVADADVSRLVLVHGAGSFGHHHADKHGVTPAEGSRDAAGIWAIHDSMRRLNDGIVGRLQDAGVAALPVHPLSAGARDADSTLSLPVDSTATMLSEGFVPVLHGDVIAQSGAGATIISGDELVAHFARALDADRVGLCSTVPGVYDESGEVLSRITRFRDVAEALGGADSTDVTGGMAAKIRALLDLGAPASVFGPDDLDGFLAGRSVGTVVDG; this is encoded by the coding sequence ATGACGACCGTTCTCAAACTCGGTGGCAGCGTCGTCACCGACAAGGAGACGCCGGAGACGGTCGACGACGACGCGCTCGATCGAGTCGTCGACAGCGTCGCCGACGCGGACGTCTCGCGCCTCGTGCTCGTCCACGGCGCGGGGAGTTTCGGTCACCACCACGCGGACAAACACGGCGTGACTCCCGCAGAAGGAAGCCGCGACGCCGCGGGGATCTGGGCGATTCACGACTCGATGCGGCGGCTCAACGACGGAATCGTCGGTCGGCTGCAGGACGCCGGCGTTGCGGCCCTCCCTGTCCATCCGCTCTCGGCGGGCGCGCGGGACGCGGATTCGACGCTATCCCTTCCGGTCGACTCGACGGCGACGATGCTCTCGGAGGGGTTCGTCCCCGTGCTCCACGGCGACGTCATCGCGCAGTCGGGCGCGGGCGCGACGATCATCAGCGGCGACGAGTTAGTCGCGCACTTCGCTCGGGCGCTCGACGCCGACCGCGTCGGCCTCTGCTCCACCGTTCCGGGCGTCTACGACGAGTCGGGCGAAGTCCTCTCGCGGATCACCCGATTCAGGGACGTCGCAGAGGCGCTCGGCGGGGCCGACTCGACCGACGTGACTGGCGGAATGGCGGCGAAAATACGCGCGCTGCTCGATCTCGGTGCGCCGGCGTCCGTGTTCGGCCCCGACGACCTCGACGGGTTCCTCGCCGGGCGGTCGGTCGGGACCGTCGTGGACGGCTGA
- a CDS encoding hemolysin family protein has protein sequence MTPIELSFRLIAGLALILTNGFFVAIEFALTRARQFSEQEFIDGSPALERAWEMTQSLEIYLTTCQVGITASSIAVGIVAEPALAALFEPYFASTPLASVGAGAIIAFGIINLLHLTHGEQTPTYLGVERSRMVCRYGAAPLYWFNWLISPLITLGDWVAKGTLKLFGIEMTGAWLETEEEVLESRAQLRNRIHSLLEEGELPEERREEVLSALDVDELPISELIVPADDIVALSTAVSPEENFERIRSTPHTRFPLVGDDLSDFRGIVYAPSIIDHFEELKSGDLSFSEIAAPPMTLAAGTNVSDAFDQFQAEDQELALVIEDGGVVGLLTATDALEAVMGELEDPLDRRNPTRAEEESESDPNDESEP, from the coding sequence ATGACGCCGATCGAGCTTAGCTTTCGTCTGATCGCGGGACTCGCACTCATCTTGACGAACGGCTTCTTCGTCGCTATCGAGTTCGCGCTGACGCGTGCGCGGCAGTTCAGCGAACAGGAGTTCATCGACGGAAGCCCCGCCCTCGAACGGGCGTGGGAGATGACACAGAGCCTAGAGATCTACCTGACGACGTGTCAGGTTGGAATCACGGCCTCGAGCATCGCCGTGGGTATCGTCGCCGAACCCGCGCTGGCCGCGCTGTTCGAGCCGTATTTCGCCAGCACGCCGCTGGCATCGGTGGGTGCGGGTGCGATCATCGCCTTCGGAATCATTAACCTCCTACACCTCACCCACGGCGAGCAGACGCCGACGTATCTCGGCGTCGAGCGCTCACGGATGGTCTGTCGGTACGGGGCGGCCCCGCTGTACTGGTTCAACTGGCTCATCTCTCCGCTCATTACGCTCGGTGACTGGGTCGCGAAGGGGACGCTCAAACTGTTCGGCATCGAGATGACCGGCGCGTGGCTCGAAACCGAAGAGGAGGTGCTCGAATCGCGGGCACAGCTGCGAAACCGTATCCACTCGCTGCTCGAAGAGGGTGAACTCCCCGAAGAGCGACGGGAGGAAGTCCTCAGCGCGCTCGACGTGGACGAACTCCCGATCAGTGAACTCATCGTCCCGGCCGACGACATCGTCGCGCTCTCGACGGCGGTATCGCCCGAGGAGAACTTCGAGCGGATTCGGAGCACGCCGCACACGCGGTTCCCGCTCGTCGGCGACGACCTGAGCGATTTCCGCGGCATCGTGTACGCGCCGTCGATTATCGACCACTTCGAGGAGCTAAAATCCGGCGACCTGTCGTTCTCCGAGATCGCCGCACCGCCGATGACGCTCGCGGCGGGGACGAACGTCAGCGACGCGTTCGATCAGTTCCAAGCGGAGGATCAGGAGCTAGCGCTCGTCATCGAGGACGGCGGGGTCGTCGGCCTGCTCACCGCGACCGACGCCCTCGAAGCGGTGATGGGCGAGCTCGAAGATCCGCTCGATCGACGCAACCCCACGAGAGCCGAGGAGGAGTCTGAATCGGATCCCAACGACGAGTCCGAGCCTTGA